The region GCCCACACGAGAATCGCCACTGGACACTGCCGTCAGGTGCATAAATACAGTAGACATAGCCGGTCTCGGTGGTGAAGAACAATCGCAAGGGACCTTCGCTGCTGGGCGCGGCGAGGATCTGTCCGCTTGATTCAATTCGGTAACGAATCAAAGGACGGTCGGCATATCCAACGTAGAAATAGTTTCGATCCGTTGCCCAGGCGACCGAAGTTTGTGACGCCACCATAGGCTTACAAATTCGCCCCAGCGACTTGTATCGCGGAGTCAGACGAGGTCCACCATCGAAGTTGTACATTTCGACGGTTCCATCTTGCATGGGAATATAAATGAACTCGTCTCCCACGACTGGTCCAGCCGATGGGACACCTTCCAGTTTCTTGCTCCAACGGATCTCGCCGTTGACGCGACGCAAACAGTTCAGCGTGAAGTCATTGATAACGAAGACGGAATCGTCGTTGGCGTCGGCCGTCGGTTGAGGGTAACCTCGGCGACCGTACATCTTTGTCCATTCCGTTTTGCCGGTTCGACCATTGATGGCCATCAACATGCCGGCATTACTTTGGGCGAGGAAAGTCACTTCCGGAACTTCCAAGCGATTGACGACCGGCTTTTCTTCGCTTTGATCGAGCCGGGCAACGTGCTGATCAGCTTTTACTTTGGCCCCTTCCTCTCCAAGAGGACTGCCAGAGTAGTTCAGTTCATTGGACGCAAACGTAACGGTGCGTCCTTTGTGCTGAACCTCAAAAATGACAAGCGGGTTCTTCAAGCTGACAACTTGGTTGAATGTCTCGATCTCGGAGCGGTTCGGATTGATCGGCAATTGGCCAGACCACATCTTTTCGAGACCAAGCCGCTCGAGTTCCAAGTGAGAGAAATTTCGCGGACCAAGCTGAGCCATCGCGGGACTCGCGGCAAGAACAGCCAGGGAGAAGATGGCAATCCGCGTAACACATTTCTGAATTTGCATGATCGTTTGTGCTTCCTTCGACCGATCCTGGCATCGGATCAGCATTCTCTGTGGAAACTACCCAGACTAAACCTAAAACAGCGTTGCTGCGCAGTTTTAGACATGAAGACGAGATTCGGAACGGAAAAGAACGCTGCAAAGAGCGTTCTCTATAAGCATAACACTCGATTAGGAAATACCTTGCCGAGTTTTTTCATCTTAATTCAGAACTAGGCTCCGCGTCATCTTTTCGGCTCGGTTTTCGCCAAAACCTCGTTTTTCCACGATTCCTAGGGTTCTGCATCGCCTAGACCCCATCGCCACTCCCCTCTACGATGAACTTCTGTGGGAAATCTTACCGCTCTGGTGAGGGGGACGGACAATACGTTCTGACCGCTCACGGGCAGCATCCCCCGAATTAGGGTTCTTTTCTTAATCGCAGCGGATAGTTCATGGGTGATCGATACGAAGAGAATGGCTTGCTTGAGAAGATTCTCGGCTATTTCAACTTCTCTTCCGGCGATTTCGATGCTCGATTCGCGACCGCGATGGACCATCTGTTCCGACAGGTCGCCCAAGAGCAACCAGATGGCCCTTATTGGCCATGGGAGAAAGTCGGTCAGGCGCTGACCGATGGGCTGGAACGTCTTAAAGGTGAATCAGCCGCTCTGAAGCAAAGCGAGCAGGCTGAGACGGCGTTGCGATATGTCTTCGAAGTCGTTTTGCCAGGCTACTTGAAGTTTCACCACGATCTTCTGTTTCACCAAAGTGGCGAAACGCTCTTCTCCCCTTATTTCGTCGTTCGAGCGACTCAAGCCGTACTAACACAATCGGCCGAATGGGGGAACGAAGATCGAGTTCTTAAAAACTGTCTTCATCAACTAAACGACTATATTGGTCACCGCCCTGTTCCGGCACTCGAAACGCGCAAGACAGAGCCGTACCCTCACGAGTACTGTCGACCGATCCCGATCTGGCTGAAGGGTTCCGGCGCTTGCATTGGTCGGCATCAAGAAATCGTCGAGAAGACGCTCGAACTCCTTCAAAATACTGCGCCCGACATTCTGCAAGATGCTGGCTTCGATCCCGAAAAGCTGCAAGAGCTTGCCATCGACCCAAGGGCTTACGACTTCGAGCACCCCGTCAACAAACGGCCCAACTATCAGTTTGGTCAGTGGGACCCAGACAGCATCGATCTGAGTGGTCACTACAATCGATTCGTCGTTCAGCAGGTAACACTGGAAGCTCTCACCGATCGGGTCGATCAGAATCCGCCTGAGAACCTCTCCCATGACGAGGTGATTTACGAAGGTGCGGCTGTACTCGCTGGCGTAATTCTCATGGGTGCTGGTATTAGTGGCAGCGGACCAGGGGCATACGATTCGGAAACAACGCTTTCCAAACTAGTCCCCGTCATCGCGAACTACCGCGATCGCTTTTACAACCAGTTGCTGGATAACTGCCCCGAGAACATGACGCAGCGACTCAACGAAGAGTCGATTCAGCGTCGTCAGCCATTTGGTGCTGCTCGTCAACACTTGAACGCTTACCTGAGCAACCGGCGAGCGAAACAACTGGCCCACGTCCGCTTGGCACTCATCTATTCTCGGATGGGTTACCCCGACGCAGCTGGCAAACAAGTGGATGTCGTTCCGACCGCTTCAGCACGCATGCAATGCCGTATCGAGTGTTTTATCACGCTCGCTCATCAGGCCATGCGTCGCGACGACTTGAACGAAACGATCGAATACATCCACAAGATCGTCGATCGCCTGCATCGTGCGATCGAATGTGGTGCGATTGTCGACCCCTGGAATATCTTAGGCTTCGACGGTCAGTTCAGCCTGTTTCCGGCGTACGAGAACAGCGTCCGCGATCATCGCGTCGACGATTTGGCTCGGATGATCGAACAGATCTTCGACTTGATGTCTCAAGCACTCAGCGAAGCGGCTGTCCGCGATGACGAAGCGGTTCGCTCGAAAACAGCTTGGGCATTTGAAGAGTTCAGCATGTGGTGGCATCAGTTTGCGACTCATGAACTTTCGAGCGTCGACAGTCCAAGTGGGGATGACGCGTTCGCGGCGGCCAGGCGTGTCGCCGATGCTCTTCGCTTGTGGCATAAAGCAGGTGCAGAAGCTGGCGATGTCGCATTCTGGTCGCCCCACGCCGAGATGTTTGATTCGCCCAAAGCGTATGGGTTGGTGATCCAGGCTTTGCTCGAGCGAAACGATTTCGTCACGACGATGGCTCTGCTGATGCATTGGCTGGAGCAAGCGGACGACATTCCGCTACACCACCTCGATACGTCCTATTTCAGCATGGCGACGCAGTGGTTGCTGACGTTTCAGAAGCATCGCGATGGCATGCCGGATACTCCAGAGAATCAAACCGAAGCCTGGCAGATGATCCAGCGTTTCCTTGATT is a window of Bremerella sp. TYQ1 DNA encoding:
- a CDS encoding PQQ-binding-like beta-propeller repeat protein, with protein sequence MQIQKCVTRIAIFSLAVLAASPAMAQLGPRNFSHLELERLGLEKMWSGQLPINPNRSEIETFNQVVSLKNPLVIFEVQHKGRTVTFASNELNYSGSPLGEEGAKVKADQHVARLDQSEEKPVVNRLEVPEVTFLAQSNAGMLMAINGRTGKTEWTKMYGRRGYPQPTADANDDSVFVINDFTLNCLRRVNGEIRWSKKLEGVPSAGPVVGDEFIYIPMQDGTVEMYNFDGGPRLTPRYKSLGRICKPMVASQTSVAWATDRNYFYVGYADRPLIRYRIESSGQILAAPSSEGPLRLFFTTETGYVYCIYAPDGSVQWRFSCGLPIDSSAIAVGDSVFVTLQRGGMYKLGLEEGEVKWFVPRISKFLSANDQYAYALDQSNDLVVLDINTGASVGSLDLSGYDFFYTNGQTDRIIIGNKTGRMVVLRSAAHPYPMVHVNVKAPASEEEAAEGDATKENEKPGEKPAVDPFAPPAAGGGAADPFAAPGGGNANPFGPPSGGGAADPFGGGGNSGGNSDPFGSGSSDPFGGGGDSGNDASDPFGSGSSDPFGSSNDDGAGMSNPFGN